The segment TGCTCGGGAATGTCTGAGCCGCTCCCAAAACATTGAACGAACTTCAATGCCACCTTCATTAAGATGAGGGGCAGGAGCAATTACAGAATCAGCCGACTGATCTGAGGCGGACTCAACAAAACAGAGAGGCGGAAACAGCACACACCACCAGTTGTCACCGCGTCCTTCACCAATAATTATCCTTAAAGCCTGATACTCACCCGCTGGCAGAAACAGCAATCCATACTGTCTGTCCGGAAACGGGAATTGATCATACTCCATCCGAATATCATAATTGTAACCTGCTTCAGCAACAGCAGCTGCGGCAGTATCATGGATTAGGTCCCAATTATCCGCAATTAATTGTTCTGCCTGTTCTTTCTCCGCCACACCAGCAAACAGATCGTTCGCTGCTGCTAATACTGCATCCCTCACTTTCAGCTTCAAGTCCTGGTCATGGGGACTATTGCTGTGAGCTAAAACATGCAGGCGGACAAGATTTTTGTTTGTGTAGGCGTAAACTTGGCCAGGTTGAGTAATGATAGCACCGAGATAATATCCAATTATTGCTAGGACAACAATAAGAAAAGCGACCACTACTCGAGTTTGAATCTGCTCTTTCAGCATATCCTTACCTCCATTAAGAAGTTGCTAAAAACCGTCTCAGGTGTTTTAAGGCTGCTTTTTCTAATCGGGAGACCTGAGCTTGAGAAATCCCGATTTCCTCCGCTACTTCCATCTGCGTGCGCCCGTCATAAAATCGCATAGTCAAGATCAGCTTTTCCCGTTCATTTAACCGCTGCATCCCTTCTTTAATTGATACTCCTTCCAGCCAATTGCCATCGAGATTTTTTTCATCACGGATTTGATCCATAACAAAGATCGGATCACCACCATCGTGGTAAATCGGTTCAAATAAGGAGATGGGTTCTTGAATTGCATCCAGCGCAAAAACTATATCTTCTCTGGGTATCTGCAGTTCTTCAGCTATTTGACTTATTGTTGGTTCTTTTGCATATTTATTAGCTAAAGAATCTCTTACCTGAAGCGCTTTATAAGCGATATCCCGCAGAGAGCGGCTGACCCTGATCGGGTTGTTATCTCGCAGATATCGTCTGATCTCACCAATGATCATAGGCACAGCATATGTTGAGAACTTAACATTTTGACTGAGATCGAAGTTATCAATAGCCTTCATCAAGCCGATACATCCCACTTGAAACAAATCATCCACATACTCACCGCGGTTATTAAAGCGCTGGATTACACTTAAGACCAGCCTTAAGTTGCCCTGAACCATTTCTTCGCGGGCCTGCTGGTCGCCATCTTTTATTTTGGCAAGGAGTTCACGCATTTTCTTATTAGAGAGAACAGGCAGTTTAGATGTATTTACACCGCAGATCTCAACCTTGTTCATAAGATCCTCCCCTGATTATTTGACACTCACAAGAAAAGTATTGCCAGGAATTGAACGTTCTATTCCGGAATTCCAATGTTTATGAAATATATTAGGACAAAGGAGGAAATTGCCAATTTAACCACAAATATTCCCCTATAGAAATTGAGCGAGAGGAGGGAGCCGATGCCGGGATACATTATTTATATAGACGCACTGATTTTGCGGTTGTTTTCCAATTTTTTGTTTGAGTTCATCCTCTTATGGGCAGCTGCAGAAGTGACCCGGTCACCGACTACACGCCCGAGACTGGCTCTTGGTGCGCTGATCGGAACTCTGCATTATCTGCTGTTCATGCTGTCAAGCTATAGTCTGATTCCCTTTTATGGACTGCTGAGGTTCTTTCCCACACTTGTCCTAATATCCTTATTGATGATCGTGGTATGCTTCTATCCTCGCACAAAAGGCAGGAAACTATTCCGAGTCCTAGCTTACTTTTACGGTATTGGTTTTATCAGTGCCGGAGCCGGTATGGCAGCGGCCTATTTGCTCGGTTCTGCAGCTGAACCTCAGTTCACAGCCGGAGTTTTAGTCTCAATTGCGGTTATCTTAATAGCTGCTGAGCTTGGATGGGGAGTAATCCAAAAGCGGATTTACCACCATGTATATCAACTGCCGATCAAAATCGTTTTCAATGAAAGAAGTGTTGAATTAACCGCCCTGATCGATACTGGAAACCAATTAAAAGAGCCCCTCACCAAACAACCGGTAATCGTTGTAGAGCAAAATGCCTTGATGCCCTTATTTGATGAAGAAACAGCCCAGTTAATTGCTGATTTATCTTCAGGTAATCTCAGTGCAATCGATCACGCCGAACCCGATGTTGCAGTACGCTTACGAATCATTCCCTTCAATGCCATCGGTGTAAAAAATGGGGTGTTAGTAGGATTTCGCCCTGATCGGATAGAGATCACAAACAGCAGCGAACAGTGTGATACATCAGGTATTATCGCTGTCTACCAGCACACATTAGATCCTGACGGAGAATATCAAGCGCTGCTGCCGCCGGAACTTTTGGATAGTCCAGTTCCCGCCGCAGCGTCACCAATAACATTTCAGGGAGGAGAACCGACTCATGCAGCTCAGTCAGAACGTGAGGCTTAAGTTGAGATTACTGCTGATTAAACTGCTCACCATCCTGCGGATTACTCCTCCGGTACACTATGTGGGCAGCAGCGAGGTCCTTCCGCCCCCCTTAACCGCGGATGAAGAATCGGAACTTTTAAACAGACTGCGGGCAGGAGATCTTACAGTAAAATCTCCATTGATTGAGCACAACCTCCGGCTGGTAGTCTACATTGCCCGCAAGTTTGAAAACACCGGAATCTTTATTGAAGACTTAGTTTCAATCGGGACTATTGGCCTGATCAAAGCAGTTAACACTTTTGATCCCGATAAAAACATAAAGCTTGCCACTTATGCATCGCGCTGCATCGAGAATGAAATCCTAATGTATCTGCGGCGCACAAGCAAAATTAGAGCAGAAGTGTCTTTCGACGAACCCTTAAACACGGACTGGGACGGAAACGAACTGGTACTTGCTGATGTAGTGGGAAGCGAAAGCGATGTGATCAAATATATTGAAGAAGAAGTGGATAAGGCCCTGTTAAAACAGGCCCTAGAACGGTTAAGCGGGCGGGAGAGGAAAATAATGGAGCTGAGATTCGGTTTA is part of the Bacillota bacterium genome and harbors:
- the sigE gene encoding RNA polymerase sporulation sigma factor SigE, with translation MQLSQNVRLKLRLLLIKLLTILRITPPVHYVGSSEVLPPPLTADEESELLNRLRAGDLTVKSPLIEHNLRLVVYIARKFENTGIFIEDLVSIGTIGLIKAVNTFDPDKNIKLATYASRCIENEILMYLRRTSKIRAEVSFDEPLNTDWDGNELVLADVVGSESDVIKYIEEEVDKALLKQALERLSGRERKIMELRFGLNNGIEKTQREVADLLGISQSYISRLEKKILKKLQREIQRLN
- the spoIIR gene encoding stage II sporulation protein R, translated to MLKEQIQTRVVVAFLIVVLAIIGYYLGAIITQPGQVYAYTNKNLVRLHVLAHSNSPHDQDLKLKVRDAVLAAANDLFAGVAEKEQAEQLIADNWDLIHDTAAAAVAEAGYNYDIRMEYDQFPFPDRQYGLLFLPAGEYQALRIIIGEGRGDNWWCVLFPPLCFVESASDQSADSVIAPAPHLNEGGIEVRSMFWERLRHSRAVRRLEEWWVASLDTANYWALPLLKSK
- a CDS encoding sigma-E processing peptidase SpoIIGA, with translation MPGYIIYIDALILRLFSNFLFEFILLWAAAEVTRSPTTRPRLALGALIGTLHYLLFMLSSYSLIPFYGLLRFFPTLVLISLLMIVVCFYPRTKGRKLFRVLAYFYGIGFISAGAGMAAAYLLGSAAEPQFTAGVLVSIAVILIAAELGWGVIQKRIYHHVYQLPIKIVFNERSVELTALIDTGNQLKEPLTKQPVIVVEQNALMPLFDEETAQLIADLSSGNLSAIDHAEPDVAVRLRIIPFNAIGVKNGVLVGFRPDRIEITNSSEQCDTSGIIAVYQHTLDPDGEYQALLPPELLDSPVPAAASPITFQGGEPTHAAQSEREA
- the sigG gene encoding RNA polymerase sporulation sigma factor SigG, with protein sequence MNKVEICGVNTSKLPVLSNKKMRELLAKIKDGDQQAREEMVQGNLRLVLSVIQRFNNRGEYVDDLFQVGCIGLMKAIDNFDLSQNVKFSTYAVPMIIGEIRRYLRDNNPIRVSRSLRDIAYKALQVRDSLANKYAKEPTISQIAEELQIPREDIVFALDAIQEPISLFEPIYHDGGDPIFVMDQIRDEKNLDGNWLEGVSIKEGMQRLNEREKLILTMRFYDGRTQMEVAEEIGISQAQVSRLEKAALKHLRRFLATS